In the genome of Dermacentor silvarum isolate Dsil-2018 chromosome 1, BIME_Dsil_1.4, whole genome shotgun sequence, one region contains:
- the LOC119436546 gene encoding sulfiredoxin-1 yields the protein MAETDLMAGGADASGKAVLYLDLNSLVTAAGQGSTQNIVIVNGAYGNANISSVHSANIAKVHQVPLGDITRPIPVAHYDEDKVRGIVELLKNPNTKDHVAPVDILWIKGSEGGNYFYSFGGNHRFEAHHRLGCTTIRAKLIQSTPAALTLYLGGSTPNLK from the exons ATGGCAGAAACCGACTTGATGGCCGGAGGAGCGGATGCGTCCGGTAAAGCAGTTTTGTATCTTGATCTCAACTCTTTGGTTACAGCTGCTGGGCAAGGCAGTACGCAGAATATTGTCATCGTTAACGGCGCTTATGGTAACGCAAACATTTCTAGTGTGCATAGCGCTAACATCGCTAAAGTACACCAAGTGCCTCTGGGTGACATAACGCGGCCTATTCCTGTTGCTCACTACGATGAAGACAAGGTCAGAGGAATCGTAGAGCTTCTTAAG AACCCAAACACGAAAGACCATGTCGCACCTGTGGACATACTGTGGATCAAGGGTAGTGAAGGTGGCAACTACTTCTACTCTTTTGGTGGCAACCACAGATTTGAGGCCCACCACAGGCTTGGGTGCACAACCATTCGGGCCAAACTCATTCAGTCAACACCTGCAGCCCTCACTCTCTACTTGGGAGGGTCAACGCCGAATCTCAAGTGA